The genomic region CACATTAATCAGTGGCAAGACATAGTTATGTCCTCACATGGCGACACCGATCTCAGGCACTTCAGTTTGAAAGAGACCATTGAGAGGATCAAGCAAATGTGGACCGTTGGAGCTAAATTCTATGGAATTCCCGAGAGTTACATTAGGGTTTGTGTTGCGGCTTGTCCGGTGTGCTCGTCGGGGGAAGGtggtggtggcggtggtggtggAGCTGGCTCCAGGAGCAAGAGGAGAAGGTTTGAGTATACTGAGAGCTTCGACGTGCCGGCAAAAGAGGTGCCTAGTAGGTTGCAGCAATTGGCGACGAAGCACAAGGTTGTGTTGTGTATTAGGCAGAAGTATATTAGGTATAAGCCGTTTATGGCGGAGGTGAAGGATTATGCGTGCCATAGGGCTGGTGAGCCGGCAGCGAAGAAGTCCAAAGTTTTGAAGAGGGAGCCATATGCTTCTAAGAGGTGTGGGTGTGGGTTTCGGATTAGGGCAATAGTTCCAATCACGAATTACAATGAGAAGGACAAGAGTTTTGTGTATCAAGAGGAAGGGATGGCGGTTTTTAAGCTCTATGCCGTGCATTCAGGACACGAGCCGGGGCCTTTGGATGGGAATGCTAGGATTATGCATAGGGTTGTTGGGCATAAAGGAGGGTATTTGATGGATCAGGAGAATGTGTATGGGGTTAGTGAGGACATGGAGAGTGAAGGGTTTGGTTTGATTAGGGGAAATGATGATGGGGATTTGCAGTTTTCGGTGTTGCAGCAGGTGCAGGAGTTGAGGACTGAGGTTGCAATGCTGGAAGGGAAGGTTTCAAAGATACCAGGCGAGTTGCTGGGATCGGTTTCAAGGGAGTTGTTTGATATTGTGAATAAGATTAGGAGTATAGGGGAAATTGAGGGGTTGAAGCCTATTGGGTTGATTTCTGATAAGTCGCACGAGGATGATGTCTTGGTTGGGGATAATGATCTCACAAATTGGAGTAATCACCATGATAGGATCTATGGGGATGGCAAGGATACTGAGCTGATTGAGGATGATGAAGATAGTTTCGGCCGCACTTTGGGGGAAGTTGTTTCTTGGGACCATATGAGAGCAGATTGTAGGAGTCAGAAAGATCTTATAAGCGATAGTTGCAAGCCTGAGAAGTGGTTGAAGTGCAGTGATTTTGATGAGAAAGGCATCCTTGATTGTGAGGATACTAAACTAACCAAGCCCATGAGGCATGACGAATCCATAGTTTCGGATGTAGGCGGCCTTAGCTGTATACAGGTCGATAGTTTCTATCAAGACAATACTAAGTGGTATGATTCTCCTTGTGGCTTGGATACTGGTGCTGATTGTGGAGATAGTGGATTCTGTCATGAAGAGATTTTATAGCTTTCCATGTACATCAGAGTTAATCCACGCTAACTTAGTGATCACCGATCAGATTCCACTGAGGCTATTTAACCCCCTTTCCAGAGAAACAGAAGTGGGATTGTATATTTATGTATACAGAAGATTGGAGCCGCTCACATGCTTTTAGGTGTATTTATTAGTGTGGTTCTGTAAAGTATGACCGGTTTATGCTTCTTTTTGCACATAACTTCATTATGAGTATGACTATATCTGGTAACCTTGTTTTTGGCCTTCAGTTTTATAATGTTGGTCCTTATATCAGTGTTTTTTCGGTCTTCTATTTTGAACTTAAAAGAGACTGTTGTATGTATTATGAGAAGCCATTCACGACTTGTTCCCCAATTCATTGTGGTGTGTTAGAACTTTCTTTATGACATGTGTGCGCTTCACTCCTTAACCGATTCTTCTACATATTTACTCATTGCCAATGTGTAGTAGATCATTTATCTGTTTGATCGATGTGAAGATTATTAGTTGCTATGACTTAGTGGTGAGACAGCCCAATATATGATCATGTAACTCTTCTCTACCTTTTAAGTCATCTTTGCACTGCTTTTGGCTATTGATTTTACAGTGAATTGGAGGTTGCAGGTTGGTGGTACTGTAACAGATGTCCTCAGGTACATCCACCTTTGCCCTGTTTAGAACTTAAAAAATTGTTTGGCGCAGGTTTACTATGTAGTCTGTAATATGTTAAATCTGTACATCAAGCACACCCATACATTCAGAAAGGATATGTCCATAGTATGTTAAAGGATATGTCATAATTTTTGTAAGTTTATTCAGATGATAATTTGACATACAATGAACATTGATGACACTTCTAGTACATACCCAACTGCGTAGTATTAGGAGGTATTAATAACATAAACCTTGGAGTCACATCTTTCTCCCTTATCATAGCATCTTTGAGTGGAAGGGAAGATGTGGATCGCATCATTTTCATCAACTAGTGTCGGGGTCAAAATAATTCATGGATCCTTGTCCAGTATTACTTACTCTCTAGGAAACTTGTCCTGTTCATGACTTATATTTTTGGACCGGTTGCTTTACATATGCTCTTTCGGCTTACCCTGTAAGCTCAAAGTGTCACCTTTAGCTCTTCATTTTCAGTTTGGGGCAAACAAACAGAATTTGAGAACATAAGATCCTTCAATGCCTTCTGTATCCGGCATTCAGGTTAAATAAAGATCAGGTTCCATTTTTGTTCTGTTGCTACTTGCTAGAGTTATTATTCACCCTTTTAATGTCTAATTATAGTTTACATCTGTCATGCTTAAGTTCTCATTGGCTCTAAAGGCAACTTTACTGGAGAAAGATGCCAGAAACTGCGAGGATAAAGATCATGGGAGCCTTAAACATGGTATGCTTTCATATATGAGTAGTGTGCTTATTTCTTTAAACTGCAAGCACAGAACCTTGTTTTTCATTGTGATTGTACATATCAAAGTTCTAGACAAGCCCCTTTTTCAAGTCTTGGATCTATATGTACCTTGTATTCATTCATGTTAACTTGTTAACTGTCATGAATCTGGTTTATGTTCTTCATTTTTGGTCTTAACATTCTTCTTCTCCCTATTTATAATAGTAATTACACTCTTTTTTTTTCGTTGTCTCATGTTACTAAGGATTTTCTGATACTGATTTGCCAATTTGTTATCTATAATCATCTTCAAATTGTGACCGTCAAGAAATTTACACGcgcgcacacacacacatatatatattctccaATTTCAGCAGCATTTTACTTTGTAGCATCGAGTGTCACCATAAAACAGATTAAGAATTTAAGATAAGAAACAAAGGTTTATTCTTTTCATAAGGATGTTAACAGATGCTATTGGATGTTCAGAATTGTAATTGCCAACAATATTTTAGTTCATACCTTTTGCTAGCTTGAATGGAAGCAAACAAGATGTTTGCCATTTTTTGATTTGGCAAAAATTTTGACAACCGAATTGAGAAGTAAACAGTTGTGAGCATCTCTTCCTTTTTTATTGGTTTGTAACTGACTAAGGCCATGGCTTTCACACTAAAAGCTTTCACACTAAGATCAAATTAATTCCTTTCTCCTTGTTTTCTTCCGTTGTTATAATTCTGGGGTTAGGAAATAGTTAATCTCTGTCCCCTTAGCTGTTAAGTTGTTCAGCTTTGCCGAGTTCAAACAGGTCATAATTTTATGTCTTCTGTATATGTTTGTCTGTTAGGCTGCATTTGTTTATAAGGATAGGATACTAAGACATGGGCACAGAGACACAATTGTGTTTGGCAAGTAAGATATGGACAGAGACATTGTGTCCTGGGACACTGAATTATTGTATTTTGTGTCATTCTTGTCAGAAAGCACAGAGAGACATTGGGcagagacaatttattttttcatttttcctttcatGATCACTATCAAATTTTCATAAGTAcatttttttatcattatattttttattctaaattttgtgtGAAGGAAAAAATGAAGATAAATTGAACTTTTTATTGTTTATtctatcttatttaatttatcacAAAACTAAATACGAAAATATTAATCTTTGTGTCTCTGTCCTTTTATGTCCTATTCTCAATGTTTTGTCTTGTTCTGTTATCAAAATCAAACGCAATCTTGGTGGCTCTGTATCACTGTATGGACAATGTCTCAGACCCATAGACATAGATTTACAAAAGGTGTTTGGTATTTGGATTTAGATATATAGAGGGGACTGTGGAGGAGGAGGAAAAGAGAGGGAAAAAACTACAGAAAATTTCTGTACCTCCTAAATAGAGACAGAAAATTGAATACAAAACTCTGCCTAATAACTNNNNNNNNNNNNNNNNNNNNNNNNNNNNNNNNNNNNNNNNNNNNNNNNNNNNNNNNNNNNNNNNNNNNNNNNNNNNNNNNNNNNNNNNNNNNNNNNNNNNNNNNNNNNNNNNNNNNNNNNNNNNNNNNNNNNNNNNNNNNNNNNNNNNNNNNNNNNNNNNNNNNNNNNNNNNNNNNNNNNNNNNNNNNNNNNNNNNNNNNNNNNNNNNNNNNNNNNNNNNNNNNNNNNNNNNNNNNNNNNNNNNNNNNNNNNNNNNNNNNNNNNNNNNNNNNNNNNNNNNNNNNNNNNNNNNNNNNNNNNNNNNNNNNNNNNNNNNNNNNNNNNNNNNNNNNNNNNNNNNNNNNNNNNNNNNNNNNNNNNNNNNNNNNNNNNNNNNNNNNNNNNNNNNNNNNNNNNNNNNNNNNNNNNNNNNNNNNNNNNNNagtctttcttttttttttcctcccaCAAGACGTGTTTGTGCCCCTAACTTTACCAGCAGTCACACTAGTTCACCACGATCATCACATCACTATAACCCTGTGAAGGGACAAGACATCTATCCTAGTTGTATTCCTACAAATCTCATCTGCTAGTTATCAAATCTGAATTAGTATATTATTTGTACAACTTGCAGTGATAGAACTGTCCTATAAGATCAGGTACATTCCTATGCCAAATGCATGTGCTTTTGGTGGATAATACTAGCAAGTACAACTATGGGTGTTATACATAGATTTGGGTCTCCTAGTCATTTGAATTGACTTTACTATTTCTTGGTGATTGCTGTGTTCTAAGTATAATTGTTAGTGGTATTTATGAATATAAATACATTAACTGTTGAGGTGTTCAAATTTGTTATTTATGAGGAACTCAGTCACTACTATGCTCATAATAAACAGAACTGCTGAAGATGGCTGCTGTTTGGGCTGAGATTTTAAGGACTGCTTTGGTGGGAAGTTTGTGGTCATGTTTGGCATTTCATGTGTGTCATTTTGCTTATGGCTTTTATTATCTTTCAGGGCCTATTTTATTTGGTGAGTGACAAATTATCACTTTGTgaatatataaaacaaaaaacaaatatAGTGGTCCAGTAAAACATTGTTTCTGCCAAGTATTGCAGCATATGCTCAGGTTTGTTCCAACATTATCACAGTTTTATAACAGCAGACATGGACAGAAAATTTCGAGTGGAGTGTACTCGGACATAGTATTATTGTGGAAGTCAAATCCCAAGGTTCAAGGTTCATTATTTGGTGGTTTCAATGTAAATTATCCTGTGGTTGGTTGGTGTGTCTGCTTCATGATTATCAGCATTGACCATTTATCTACCAAAAAGATGACTATGCCTTTGATGAAGAGATATGTTTGTTgtattggattggattggatttctGTAAGATCGACAATCGACGGTCGACCGAAAATGGTCTTTACCCTTAAGCTTTTCTAAGAAGACTAAAAAAGCCATCCTCTCCGAGCTTGATGTAGCTGATTTTCTTTTCTAGTAGATTGTTCTAGTTGAGATAGAGAAATGTATTCCCAAGATGGAAAATTACACTTCTCCTAGTTGAAAATAACATGATTGTGATAGGCCATAAACTCAATAAACAAAGGTGTTAGTTTAACTTTTTACTAGGTTTCCCAACAGGTGTTTACATTGCTTAAATTGGATCAGTGACCATAAAA from Arachis ipaensis cultivar K30076 chromosome B02, Araip1.1, whole genome shotgun sequence harbors:
- the LOC107625980 gene encoding uncharacterized protein LOC107625980; protein product: MNSSKTEEEDLFLPDHHQIPPSTTTTTATTYPSTFSLLFPPSPSPSHSPPSHSSSDHSPPHSPQPQAQGQAQDQDQAHHSKTLSSASFFISPEPHISSQFYTFNPESHSLMIRSLLHHRLPSAAEIVAATPRSVLKSWRTVWKDRNEETAYLTAWKRIQDKLQTHLDPNGNPFLCFKNNTNQFVSHINQWQDIVMSSHGDTDLRHFSLKETIERIKQMWTVGAKFYGIPESYIRVCVAACPVCSSGEGGGGGGGGAGSRSKRRRFEYTESFDVPAKEVPSRLQQLATKHKVVLCIRQKYIRYKPFMAEVKDYACHRAGEPAAKKSKVLKREPYASKRCGCGFRIRAIVPITNYNEKDKSFVYQEEGMAVFKLYAVHSGHEPGPLDGNARIMHRVVGHKGGYLMDQENVYGVSEDMESEGFGLIRGNDDGDLQFSVLQQVQELRTEVAMLEGKVSKIPGELLGSVSRELFDIVNKIRSIGEIEGLKPIGLISDKSHEDDVLVGDNDLTNWSNHHDRIYGDGKDTELIEDDEDSFGRTLGEVVSWDHMRADCRSQKDLISDSCKPEKWLKCSDFDEKGILDCEDTKLTKPMRHDESIVSDVGGLSCIQVDSFYQDNTKWYDSPCGLDTGADCGDSGFCHEEIL
- the LOC110269058 gene encoding uncharacterized protein LOC110269058 isoform X3, which gives rise to MPSVSGIQFSLALKATLLEKDARNCEDKDHGSLKHELLKMAAVWAEILRTALVGSLWSCLAFHVCHFAYGFYYLSGPILFAYAQVCSNIITVL
- the LOC110269058 gene encoding uncharacterized protein LOC110269058 isoform X4; the encoded protein is MPSVSGIQFSLALKATLLEKDARNCEDKDHGSLKHELLKMAAVWAEILRTALVGSLWSCLAFHVCHFAYGFYYLSGPILFVL
- the LOC110269058 gene encoding uncharacterized protein LOC110269058 isoform X2 — its product is MPETARIKIMGALNMGLFYLFYNSRHGQKISSGVYSDIVLLWKSNPKVQGSLFGGFNVNYPVVGWCVCFMIISIDHLSTKKMTMPLMKRYVCCIGLDWISVRSTIDGRPKMVFTLKLF
- the LOC110269058 gene encoding uncharacterized protein LOC110269058 isoform X1, which codes for MPETARIKIMGALNMGLFYLHMLRFVPTLSQFYNSRHGQKISSGVYSDIVLLWKSNPKVQGSLFGGFNVNYPVVGWCVCFMIISIDHLSTKKMTMPLMKRYVCCIGLDWISVRSTIDGRPKMVFTLKLF